In the Candidatus Electrothrix rattekaaiensis genome, one interval contains:
- a CDS encoding DUF6035 family protein, translating into MSKLTLENVYDVESKKYINSDKFFSKTEEDIFKVRAELERAYQNKKLMYVCPICFQPVAIKGKPSGKVRIHFAHIKNEENCPLKSDKGRSKSEIEAAKYRGFQESALHKELKFQIAYLLKYIENISEIQVEKSIKNGEKEWKKPDVQAVYKKQQNIVFELQLSTTFLSEIIKREDFYHNANIFTIWFFHHFDKEGMRFSEKDILYASKNHAFIIDQTTIQKSREAKDFLIDCYYQAVCIKNNAIETSWQHTLISFDDLQFDFELMKLYYYDYEKEKGKLYEQLLVSNKLSEKCSWHSYLQSQMNKSELDVIVKGKRSLDSRFAYIKTPGNKVIELVHGSISEEEIIDTERFYCSLHMNLIWFVNLSSFSEEILIENYAIRLKKIQEDNFHRKVALKRDILAKEQEGCNFLLSSTEEKIDDLIIGIELKSKEKGSLSNKLSALEMFSNQLQAMHEQSVARIRAYIKNQEEILPYSLKNWTFQREFDSDCEAVEKIESDTKRIKEQLRDMQSLRTYHSVNPELNGLRVLKEEYITKENRSEIKLTPISKQPSLFETYDVLKTDRELEWAMRRKSEYNFLMDITEELKSLNHDLEISKSTLLSAKKT; encoded by the coding sequence ATGAGCAAACTAACATTAGAAAATGTATATGATGTGGAGTCTAAAAAATATATCAACTCTGATAAATTTTTTTCCAAAACTGAGGAAGATATTTTCAAAGTAAGGGCTGAACTAGAACGGGCTTATCAAAATAAAAAACTCATGTACGTATGTCCTATTTGCTTTCAACCAGTTGCTATTAAAGGAAAGCCTAGTGGGAAAGTGAGAATACATTTCGCTCATATCAAAAATGAGGAAAATTGCCCTCTAAAATCAGATAAAGGAAGAAGTAAAAGCGAGATTGAAGCTGCAAAATACAGAGGTTTTCAAGAAAGCGCTCTTCATAAAGAATTAAAATTCCAAATAGCCTACCTGTTGAAGTACATAGAAAATATTTCCGAAATCCAGGTTGAAAAATCGATCAAAAATGGAGAAAAAGAGTGGAAAAAACCTGATGTCCAAGCTGTATACAAAAAACAACAAAACATAGTATTCGAGTTGCAACTTTCAACTACGTTCCTCAGTGAAATCATCAAAAGAGAAGATTTTTATCATAATGCAAATATTTTTACAATTTGGTTTTTTCACCATTTTGATAAAGAAGGAATGAGATTTTCCGAAAAAGATATTCTTTATGCAAGTAAAAATCATGCCTTTATTATTGACCAAACTACTATTCAAAAATCAAGAGAAGCTAAAGATTTCCTAATAGACTGTTATTATCAAGCTGTATGTATTAAAAATAACGCCATCGAAACATCATGGCAACATACATTGATTTCATTTGATGATCTACAATTTGATTTTGAACTAATGAAATTATACTATTATGACTACGAAAAAGAAAAAGGTAAGTTATACGAACAACTCCTTGTCTCCAACAAATTGTCAGAAAAATGTAGTTGGCATTCTTATCTCCAATCGCAAATGAATAAATCTGAGCTTGATGTTATAGTTAAAGGGAAGCGTAGTCTTGACAGTAGATTTGCATATATAAAAACCCCAGGAAATAAAGTCATAGAGTTAGTTCATGGCTCTATTTCCGAAGAAGAGATCATAGATACCGAGCGTTTTTACTGCTCTTTGCATATGAACTTGATCTGGTTTGTCAACTTAAGTTCGTTTTCAGAAGAAATATTAATTGAGAACTATGCAATTCGCTTGAAAAAAATACAAGAGGATAACTTTCATCGGAAAGTTGCACTTAAGCGAGATATACTAGCTAAAGAACAAGAGGGATGCAACTTTCTATTATCTTCTACTGAAGAGAAAATAGATGATCTAATTATTGGGATTGAATTGAAATCCAAAGAGAAAGGGTCTTTATCCAACAAATTATCAGCCCTTGAAATGTTTTCCAATCAACTCCAAGCTATGCACGAGCAATCCGTAGCGAGAATTCGAGCTTATATCAAGAATCAAGAAGAAATATTACCATATTCCTTGAAAAATTGGACCTTTCAAAGAGAGTTTGATTCGGATTGCGAGGCAGTTGAAAAAATTGAGTCAGACACAAAAAGGATAAAAGAACAGTTAAGGGATATGCAATCTCTTCGCACGTATCACAGTGTAAACCCAGAGTTAAATGGGCTAAGAGTGCTCAAAGAGGAATATATTACAAAAGAAAATCGCTCAGAGATAAAATTAACTCCAATATCAAAACAGCCTAGTTTGTTCGAAACATACGATGTGTTGAAAACTGATAGAGAACTTGAATGGGCTATGAGGAGGAAGTCCGAGTACAACTTTTTAATGGATATTACTGAAGAACTAAAATCCCTCAATCATGATCTAGAAATTAGTAAATCAACCCTCTTGTCTGCAAAAAAAACTTGA
- the vapB gene encoding type II toxin-antitoxin system VapB family antitoxin: MHTGSVFVNNRTQAVRLPVETRFPGSVKKVIVRVVGKDRVLSPVENTWDSFFRSDEKVTDDFMTERASQEQQEREAF; encoded by the coding sequence ATGCATACCGGATCAGTTTTTGTCAATAATCGAACCCAGGCGGTCAGGCTGCCTGTAGAAACCCGTTTTCCTGGCTCAGTGAAAAAGGTTATCGTGCGAGTTGTAGGAAAAGATCGTGTACTTTCACCGGTTGAAAATACTTGGGACAGTTTTTTCAGGTCCGACGAAAAAGTGACAGATGATTTCATGACAGAACGCGCTTCGCAGGAACAACAGGAAAGGGAAGCGTTCTGA
- the vapC gene encoding tRNA(fMet)-specific endonuclease VapC, whose product MLKYMLDTNIAIYVIKRRPLEVLDTFNRHAGQMCISSITFAELMHGVEKSAKPEHNLRQVEEFSSRLDILEYGKKAAEHYGDIRTDLERRGTPIGVNDLHIAGHARSEGLLVVTNNLREFERVAGLRVANWL is encoded by the coding sequence ATGTTGAAATACATGCTCGACACCAACATTGCTATCTACGTCATCAAACGGCGACCATTAGAGGTGCTGGATACGTTCAATCGCCATGCCGGTCAGATGTGCATCAGCTCAATCACTTTTGCCGAGTTAATGCACGGGGTGGAAAAATCTGCCAAGCCGGAACATAACCTGCGACAGGTGGAGGAATTTTCTTCCCGACTGGACATTTTGGAGTATGGCAAGAAAGCAGCTGAACATTACGGCGACATCCGTACTGATCTGGAACGGCGGGGAACACCGATTGGGGTAAATGATTTGCATATTGCTGGACATGCCCGCAGCGAGGGGTTGCTTGTTGTCACGAACAATTTGAGGGAGTTTGAACGGGTAGCCGGGTTACGGGTGGCGAATTGGCTGTAA
- a CDS encoding nucleotidyltransferase family protein, whose amino-acid sequence MKELERIQRQKKNILAIAQQHGIVRLRIFGSVIRGEETPQSDIDLLVELEPGRSMLDIGGALIRLQELLGRKVDIVTERGLHWYLKEKIMQEAIQL is encoded by the coding sequence ATGAAAGAACTCGAAAGAATACAGCGACAAAAAAAGAACATCCTCGCCATTGCCCAGCAGCACGGGATTGTCCGGCTACGAATATTCGGTTCTGTCATCCGAGGTGAAGAAACTCCGCAGAGTGATATTGACCTGCTTGTCGAGCTGGAGCCGGGGCGCAGCATGCTGGATATCGGCGGGGCACTGATCAGGCTGCAAGAACTGCTGGGTCGAAAGGTGGATATCGTGACGGAACGCGGCCTGCATTGGTATCTGAAAGAGAAGATTATGCAGGAAGCGATACAATTATGA
- a CDS encoding ion channel → MNAKPRWLRFVNLTILVVVGGRSTQEIWGGATGPLLWLGLAFFGFLFLGVNLVFAQELIRFVQTPRKSREAVKEFIIVFLTGISNVFIFAFIYSIYGIASGTDIIKGDLVTSLYFSIVTWTTLGYGDFSPLPALRLVAAFEAFLGYLYMAILVGMFLDVLQYITKTKE, encoded by the coding sequence ATGAATGCTAAACCACGCTGGTTGCGATTCGTCAATTTGACAATACTTGTCGTAGTTGGTGGCAGAAGCACTCAAGAAATATGGGGCGGAGCTACTGGTCCTCTTCTTTGGCTTGGGTTGGCATTCTTTGGATTCCTTTTTCTGGGCGTGAATCTGGTATTTGCGCAAGAACTCATACGATTCGTTCAAACCCCACGAAAAAGTCGAGAGGCTGTAAAGGAATTTATCATTGTATTCCTCACCGGGATTTCAAATGTGTTCATATTCGCTTTTATCTACAGTATTTACGGCATTGCTTCTGGAACCGATATAATAAAAGGCGATCTTGTTACAAGTCTCTATTTTTCTATCGTCACATGGACAACTCTTGGCTACGGCGATTTCAGTCCATTACCTGCTCTCCGACTGGTTGCCGCCTTCGAAGCATTTCTCGGCTATTTATACATGGCGATATTGGTAGGGATGTTTCTTGATGTTCTGCAATACATTACGAAAACCAAAGAGTAA
- a CDS encoding PIN domain-containing protein, which translates to MKKIFIDTNLIVYANDRRDPQKQRKAIELVKELMDNGLGVISTQVLQEYSSVALSKLKQDHAIVLRQLTLLESFDVVLIEPVLIRRAIEIRSSYSISFWDSCIISAAESAGCDCIYSEDLNAGQYYSGIKVSNPLL; encoded by the coding sequence ATGAAAAAAATATTCATCGACACAAATCTGATCGTTTACGCCAATGATCGCCGTGATCCACAAAAGCAGCGCAAGGCGATTGAGCTGGTCAAAGAGCTTATGGATAACGGGCTGGGGGTTATTTCCACACAGGTTTTGCAGGAATATTCCAGTGTTGCTCTCAGTAAGTTGAAACAGGATCATGCTATCGTTCTTCGTCAGCTGACCCTGCTGGAATCATTTGATGTTGTGCTCATTGAGCCCGTCCTGATTCGGCGTGCCATCGAAATACGAAGCAGTTACAGTATCAGCTTTTGGGATTCCTGCATTATCAGTGCGGCTGAATCAGCCGGGTGCGACTGTATCTACTCTGAGGACTTGAATGCAGGCCAATATTATTCCGGGATTAAAGTGAGTAATCCTTTGTTATGA
- a CDS encoding DUF6364 family protein translates to MNITLSADQELIRKSREYAKKQGTSLNNIIRDFLENISGKNDRRASSQEFAQLAETGAGCSEPGYKFDRDEIHDRNRRA, encoded by the coding sequence GTGAATATTACACTTTCAGCAGACCAGGAACTTATAAGAAAAAGCCGAGAATACGCAAAAAAGCAGGGTACCTCCCTGAATAATATCATCAGGGATTTTCTGGAAAATATCAGCGGGAAAAATGATAGAAGAGCAAGTTCCCAGGAATTTGCTCAATTGGCAGAAACCGGGGCCGGTTGTTCGGAACCCGGCTACAAATTTGACAGAGATGAAATTCATGACCGGAATCGCAGGGCATGA
- a CDS encoding UvrD-helicase domain-containing protein: MPSMPYIADLHIHSRYSRATSKASNLHGLAAWAAIKGIDVVATGDFTHPGWFAHLADNLEPAEPGLFRLKEQPNFTELAPILPPGVQPDCSQIRFLLSAEISSIYKRGGKVRKIHNLLYVPDLDAVRRINTVLAGIGNLHSDGRPILGLDSKILLEILLEQAPEGFLVPAHIWTPWFSLFGSKSGFDSIEECFDDLSSEIFALETGLSSDPEMNRHISALDRFSLISNSDCHSPSKLGREVNIFATELSFPALKEALRNPVDEQGKQRFQATVEFYPEEGKYHCDGHRKCGVCLEPAQTVEAEGICPQCGRPMTIGVLYRVMELADRDKPQWPEGSPVVHSLIPLAEMLGELFSCGPATKKVDTVYGKLIKSFGSEFTILLDTPIEELNTASPLLGTAIQRVRENKVIRKPGFDGEFGVIRVFEEDERNQLAGQLNLFGVTPAKPRKKTTRKAVISRKKSRVSPLQARKELNPAQQAAVDSEARRIIVQAGPGTGKTHTLVQRVSRLLEAEQKAITVITFTNKAADELRQRLALVDGSPSVRVDTFHSFCLYWLRRYDPALQLAGPEMRTWIFRKQYPQLSERKRKQLRQEAGLFLAEQSVLPEPAACPDALRPYFTALREQHLLDLDEIVPACTALLQNDASFAEELRKATAHLLVDEFQDLNAAQYELVRLLAETATVFAIGDPDQAIYGFRGSRPVWFRRFITEQEPECHQLATNYRSGADILRAAGAVIAANHEEETGGATPCVRPCPPERHRGLTLQHIPKTGAIFCQLAPTAKAEAAFIAGQIQQLIGGTSHREIDRITGTEGGLALSDIAVLYRTSRQAEAVAQALAERTLPCQLVDMQPFYLHGEIKRLYYGLLLAAERIDAAELLFLLAQEKGVGAKTLAAAESVLSEDKDRQPLAALICATGAAGADLPKTLQKRINELNKLAVRLSEQESVVETVDLLCEEYHLDREDPELIRFRQMAISSPSLSAFAQHLRRHQDSLIYDERAEAVLLATLHAAKGLEFRAVFMIGCEEGLLPLTLRGELGSEAEQEHIQEERRLFFVGMTRAAEVLYLTGAEERLGFAGLEQRMPSRFLNEIPPELLQNSLTVQKQRKKSAGKQLSLF, from the coding sequence ATGCCCTCCATGCCTTATATCGCCGACCTCCACATCCACTCCCGCTACTCCCGTGCCACCAGCAAGGCCAGCAACCTGCACGGTCTGGCCGCCTGGGCCGCCATCAAAGGCATTGATGTTGTTGCCACTGGAGACTTCACCCATCCAGGCTGGTTCGCGCATCTGGCCGACAACTTGGAACCGGCAGAACCCGGCCTCTTCCGCCTCAAGGAGCAGCCGAACTTTACTGAGCTGGCCCCGATCCTGCCGCCGGGTGTGCAGCCGGACTGCTCACAGATTCGTTTCCTCCTCAGCGCGGAAATCAGCTCCATCTATAAGCGGGGCGGCAAGGTGCGCAAGATCCATAACCTGCTCTATGTCCCGGACCTGGACGCAGTGCGGCGGATCAACACGGTGCTGGCCGGGATCGGTAATCTCCATTCCGACGGACGCCCCATTCTCGGCCTGGATTCCAAGATCCTCCTGGAGATCCTGCTGGAGCAGGCCCCGGAAGGCTTTCTGGTGCCTGCCCATATCTGGACCCCCTGGTTTTCTCTGTTCGGGTCCAAGTCCGGCTTTGACAGTATTGAGGAATGCTTTGACGACCTGAGCAGCGAGATCTTTGCTCTGGAAACCGGCCTGTCCTCAGACCCGGAGATGAATCGCCATATCTCGGCCCTGGACCGTTTCTCTCTGATCTCTAACTCGGACTGCCATTCCCCGTCCAAGCTGGGTCGGGAGGTCAATATCTTTGCCACCGAGCTGAGTTTCCCTGCTCTCAAAGAGGCCCTGCGCAACCCGGTGGATGAACAGGGTAAGCAACGCTTTCAGGCCACAGTGGAATTCTACCCGGAAGAGGGCAAGTACCATTGCGATGGTCATCGCAAATGCGGGGTCTGTCTGGAACCTGCCCAGACTGTGGAGGCCGAAGGCATCTGCCCGCAATGCGGCAGGCCCATGACCATCGGAGTGCTCTACCGGGTCATGGAGCTGGCTGATCGAGACAAGCCGCAATGGCCCGAGGGTTCCCCGGTAGTACACAGCCTGATCCCCCTGGCCGAGATGCTGGGCGAACTCTTTAGCTGCGGGCCAGCGACCAAGAAAGTTGATACGGTCTACGGCAAGCTTATCAAGAGCTTCGGTTCCGAATTCACCATCCTCTTGGACACACCCATTGAGGAGCTGAATACAGCCTCGCCCCTGCTGGGCACAGCTATTCAGCGGGTACGAGAGAACAAGGTCATCCGCAAGCCCGGCTTTGACGGTGAGTTCGGGGTAATCCGGGTCTTTGAGGAGGATGAACGAAATCAGCTGGCTGGCCAGCTCAATCTCTTCGGCGTAACCCCGGCCAAGCCCCGCAAGAAGACCACCCGGAAGGCGGTAATCAGCAGAAAGAAGAGTCGAGTCAGCCCCTTGCAGGCCAGGAAGGAACTCAACCCGGCACAGCAGGCAGCAGTGGACAGCGAGGCCCGCCGGATCATTGTCCAGGCAGGGCCGGGTACGGGCAAGACCCATACCCTGGTGCAGCGGGTGAGCCGTCTGCTGGAGGCTGAACAAAAGGCTATCACGGTTATCACCTTTACCAATAAGGCAGCGGATGAACTCCGCCAACGACTGGCTTTGGTGGATGGCTCCCCTTCTGTCCGAGTGGACACCTTCCACAGCTTCTGTCTTTATTGGCTACGCCGCTATGACCCTGCCCTACAACTGGCTGGCCCGGAAATGCGGACCTGGATCTTCCGCAAGCAGTATCCCCAGCTCAGCGAGCGAAAGCGCAAACAGCTCCGGCAGGAGGCTGGTCTCTTCCTTGCCGAGCAGTCAGTCCTGCCGGAACCTGCCGCCTGCCCGGATGCCCTCCGGCCCTATTTCACGGCTCTCCGCGAGCAGCACCTGCTGGATCTGGATGAGATCGTGCCAGCCTGCACGGCCCTGCTCCAGAATGATGCATCCTTTGCCGAGGAGCTGCGCAAGGCCACGGCCCATCTGCTGGTGGATGAGTTCCAGGATCTCAATGCGGCCCAGTACGAGCTGGTTCGCCTGCTGGCAGAGACAGCCACAGTCTTTGCCATTGGTGACCCGGACCAGGCTATTTACGGCTTTCGCGGTTCCCGGCCTGTCTGGTTCCGCCGCTTTATCACGGAGCAGGAACCCGAATGCCACCAACTGGCAACCAACTACCGCAGTGGGGCGGATATCCTCCGGGCTGCGGGTGCGGTGATTGCGGCTAATCATGAAGAGGAGACTGGAGGGGCGACCCCCTGTGTTCGCCCTTGCCCACCGGAAAGGCACAGAGGCCTGACCCTACAACATATACCGAAAACGGGGGCCATCTTCTGCCAGCTTGCCCCGACCGCCAAGGCAGAAGCCGCATTCATTGCCGGGCAGATCCAGCAGCTGATCGGTGGCACCTCGCATCGGGAAATCGACCGTATCACCGGTACCGAGGGCGGGCTGGCCCTGTCCGATATTGCGGTACTCTATCGCACCTCTCGGCAGGCCGAAGCCGTTGCCCAGGCCCTGGCAGAACGCACCCTTCCCTGCCAGCTGGTGGATATGCAGCCTTTTTATCTGCACGGTGAGATCAAACGCCTCTACTACGGACTCCTGCTGGCCGCAGAGCGGATTGATGCGGCGGAGCTGCTCTTTCTTCTGGCTCAGGAAAAGGGTGTCGGTGCCAAAACCCTAGCTGCTGCCGAGTCGGTGCTCAGCGAGGATAAGGACAGGCAACCGCTGGCCGCTCTTATCTGTGCTACCGGTGCTGCCGGGGCCGATCTGCCCAAAACCCTTCAGAAGCGTATTAACGAGCTGAACAAGCTTGCTGTTCGGCTGTCCGAACAAGAATCTGTTGTTGAGACGGTGGATCTGCTCTGCGAAGAGTACCACCTGGACCGGGAAGATCCTGAGCTGATCCGCTTCCGCCAGATGGCTATATCCTCCCCTTCCCTGTCTGCCTTTGCCCAACATCTGCGCAGACATCAGGACAGCCTTATCTATGACGAGCGGGCTGAGGCCGTGCTGCTGGCAACCCTACATGCGGCCAAGGGCCTGGAGTTCCGAGCCGTGTTCATGATCGGATGCGAAGAGGGGCTACTCCCGCTAACTCTGCGCGGCGAACTGGGCTCGGAGGCGGAGCAGGAGCATATTCAGGAGGAGCGGCGGCTCTTCTTTGTCGGCATGACCCGAGCTGCTGAGGTGCTCTATCTCACCGGGGCTGAGGAGCGACTGGGCTTTGCCGGGCTTGAACAGCGGATGCCGTCCCGCTTCCTGAATGAGATTCCTCCGGAGTTGTTGCAGAATTCGCTGACCGTGCAGAAGCAACGGAAGAAGAGTGCTGGTAAGCAGTTGAGTCTGTTCTGA
- a CDS encoding phospholipase D family protein: MANFLNTSALNFLLEELIRTAKEELVLVSPYLKLNERVRELLRDQSGQVDIMIIYGKKDLQPEERKWLAEQKRIKIGFCKNLHAKCYLNENYCIVTSMNLYDFSQVNNNEMGIGLHKSQDRSLYVDAYKEVQRLIRISEESDKADGAQQKKVGVEKAQEYTKLTTAKLAAHVGKTTNEIFGILVKKEYLTITNDGYELTEKGKQKAGGEKRKGRYGSYYFLWNKPAAKK; encoded by the coding sequence ATGGCGAATTTTCTCAATACTAGCGCATTGAATTTTTTGTTGGAGGAACTGATTCGGACAGCCAAGGAAGAGCTGGTTCTGGTCAGTCCGTATCTCAAGTTGAACGAGCGGGTCAGAGAGCTGCTGCGTGATCAGAGCGGACAGGTTGATATCATGATTATCTATGGCAAAAAGGATTTGCAGCCGGAAGAAAGGAAATGGCTTGCCGAGCAGAAGCGCATTAAAATCGGGTTTTGTAAAAATCTCCATGCCAAATGTTATCTGAATGAAAATTACTGCATTGTTACCAGTATGAACCTGTATGATTTCAGTCAGGTGAATAATAACGAGATGGGAATTGGCCTGCATAAATCACAGGACAGGTCGCTCTATGTTGATGCCTATAAGGAAGTACAGCGGCTCATTCGCATCAGCGAGGAGAGCGACAAGGCCGACGGTGCGCAGCAGAAAAAAGTCGGTGTTGAGAAAGCACAAGAGTACACGAAACTGACAACGGCCAAGCTTGCTGCCCATGTCGGGAAAACCACTAACGAAATATTCGGAATATTGGTAAAAAAGGAATATCTGACCATAACCAATGATGGGTATGAGCTGACAGAGAAAGGCAAGCAAAAGGCAGGCGGTGAAAAGAGAAAAGGCCGCTACGGTTCGTATTATTTCCTCTGGAATAAACCAGCTGCCAAAAAATAG
- a CDS encoding transketolase, translated as MSLKFNPAAAELTTEEIATLKEMRTRCARRILLSTSLAASGHPGGSLSSLDMLLVAYGMINHDPANPRMAERDRMVESIGHISPGVYSVLAENGYFTEEDFLIGFRRTGSGFPGHVESIVPGVEWDTGNLGQGLSTAVGMAHAFKIQGKKNRVFCLMGDGEQQKGQIAEAIRHAVKYKLDNLTVLIDRNKLQICGSTEDIMPQCMQKLYGGLGFHAVVVKEGHDYQALYQAMRDAYRNISGVPTVLVVKTVMGKGISFMENKAKYHGSPLPPDMLADALAELGVDNDFAQWQERRKEPVSTATIMPPRADYPKIQPGAPIVYAADEKTDCRSGYGNALLSLAEANNKPGEPPVITGVSCDLEGSVKMGGFHKHSPEGYLELGIQEHHAAAAAGALSCENMVTFFSTFGSFAVSEAYNQNRLNDFNHTNVKVVATHVGLDVGEDGPTHQCIDYLGLMKNYFRFSAFVPCDPNQTDRIIRYIATQPGNHFVGMGRSKMPTTTKEDGSVFFDADYVFTPGKADWLRQGTDATIITYGAVTPACIEAWQILKDAGKSVGVLNMASLIPLDEQAIAEAAAIGPIVTAEDHHADTGLGASVAVTLMDKGLSPKLRRLGVKQYGGSGSPADLYKQQGLDGASIAATVQELLG; from the coding sequence ATGTCCCTGAAATTCAATCCTGCGGCGGCTGAACTGACCACCGAGGAAATCGCAACCCTGAAGGAGATGCGTACCCGTTGCGCTCGCCGCATCCTGCTGTCCACCTCGCTGGCAGCCTCGGGTCATCCGGGCGGATCGCTGTCCTCGCTGGATATGCTGCTGGTGGCCTATGGTATGATCAACCATGATCCAGCCAATCCTCGCATGGCGGAACGCGACCGGATGGTGGAGTCCATTGGTCATATTTCACCGGGGGTCTACAGCGTGCTGGCTGAGAACGGTTATTTTACAGAAGAGGATTTCCTGATCGGCTTCCGTCGCACCGGTTCCGGTTTTCCGGGTCATGTGGAATCCATCGTGCCCGGTGTGGAATGGGATACCGGCAACCTGGGTCAGGGGCTGTCAACCGCCGTGGGTATGGCCCATGCCTTTAAGATCCAAGGCAAGAAAAATCGGGTCTTCTGTCTGATGGGAGACGGTGAGCAGCAAAAGGGTCAGATTGCCGAGGCTATTCGCCATGCGGTCAAGTATAAGCTGGATAACCTGACCGTGCTTATTGACCGAAATAAACTTCAGATTTGCGGCAGCACCGAAGATATTATGCCGCAATGTATGCAGAAGCTGTACGGTGGCTTGGGCTTTCATGCCGTGGTCGTGAAAGAGGGGCATGATTATCAGGCCCTGTATCAGGCCATGCGGGATGCCTACCGCAATATCAGCGGAGTGCCTACCGTGCTGGTCGTGAAGACCGTGATGGGCAAGGGTATTTCCTTTATGGAAAATAAAGCCAAGTACCACGGTTCACCGCTGCCGCCGGACATGCTGGCCGATGCTCTGGCCGAGCTGGGCGTGGACAATGATTTCGCGCAATGGCAGGAGCGGCGCAAAGAGCCGGTCAGTACTGCAACTATTATGCCGCCCCGGGCTGATTATCCGAAGATTCAGCCGGGTGCGCCCATTGTCTATGCTGCGGATGAAAAGACCGACTGCCGTTCCGGGTATGGTAATGCCCTGTTGAGCTTGGCCGAGGCCAATAATAAACCGGGTGAGCCGCCAGTGATTACCGGGGTGTCCTGCGATCTGGAAGGCTCGGTCAAGATGGGCGGTTTTCATAAGCATTCGCCGGAAGGCTATCTGGAGCTGGGCATTCAGGAGCATCATGCCGCAGCCGCAGCCGGTGCTTTGAGCTGTGAGAATATGGTCACCTTCTTTTCCACCTTTGGTTCCTTTGCCGTGTCCGAGGCCTATAACCAGAATCGCCTGAACGACTTTAATCATACCAATGTCAAGGTGGTAGCCACCCATGTAGGCCTGGATGTAGGCGAGGACGGACCCACCCATCAGTGTATTGATTATCTGGGGCTGATGAAAAACTACTTCCGTTTTTCTGCCTTTGTTCCCTGTGATCCCAATCAGACCGACCGGATTATCCGCTACATCGCTACCCAGCCGGGCAATCATTTTGTCGGGATGGGGCGGTCTAAGATGCCGACCACGACCAAGGAAGACGGCTCGGTCTTCTTTGATGCGGATTATGTGTTCACACCGGGCAAGGCCGACTGGCTGCGTCAGGGCACCGATGCCACCATTATCACCTACGGCGCGGTCACTCCGGCCTGTATTGAGGCTTGGCAGATCCTTAAAGATGCCGGCAAATCCGTGGGCGTGCTTAACATGGCATCCCTGATCCCTCTGGATGAGCAGGCCATTGCCGAGGCTGCGGCGATCGGTCCCATTGTCACGGCGGAGGATCATCATGCGGATACCGGTCTGGGTGCCTCTGTTGCCGTGACCCTGATGGACAAGGGGCTTTCTCCGAAACTGCGTCGCCTCGGGGTGAAGCAGTACGGCGGTTCCGGCAGTCCTGCGGATCTGTACAAACAGCAGGGCCTGGATGGTGCGTCCATTGCCGCGACTGTGCAGGAGCTGCTTGGCTGA